Proteins co-encoded in one Quercus robur chromosome 8, dhQueRobu3.1, whole genome shotgun sequence genomic window:
- the LOC126693938 gene encoding uncharacterized protein LOC126693938 — MHEMMLKILTEEAGKGNKPSNTFRAGSFALVAKEITAHFGVECHPVFVENRMRTLRSMWATIQELRKKSGFGWDENLKMITCDAKTYQEEVMAHRKHAEYLNKKIEFYDELAIVVGKDTATGAFTKSGVDIENKPDNGDNGDSAEFVADNVDECVVEKGKNANESSTTGSGISKSRKRGRAASNADDSVLTDLSDQLKEIAVALKEINRGPVDYTTLYNEVMAMMADGYSEDMLATAFDHLCENEKTARGFLAKNARLRKLWLDGYFFSQI; from the exons ATGCATGAGATGATGCTAAAGATACTAACAGAGGAGGCTGGAAAGGGCAATAAGCCCTCTAATACTTTTAGGGCCGGTTCCTTTGCTCTTGTAGCGAAGGAGATAACGGCCCATTTCGGGGTTGAGTGCCACCCTGTATTTGTGGAGAACCGGATGCGGACTCTAAGGTCCATGTGGGCAACTATTCAAGAGCTTAGAAAGAAGAGTGGATTCGGTTGGGACGAAAATCTGAAAATGATAACTTGTGACGCTAAAACATACCAAGAAGAAGTTATG GCACATCGGAAGCATGCCGAGTAtctgaacaaaaaaattgagttttacgaTGAATTAGCGATTGTGGTGGGGAAGGACACAGCCACAGGTGCCTTTACTAAGTCCGGAGTGGATATCGAAAATAAGCCAGATAATGGGGATAATGGGGATAGTGCAGAGTTTGTGGCAGATAATGTGGATGAATGTGTGGTTGAAAAGGGGAAGAACGCAAATGAATCATCCACCACTGGGTCGGGAATTTCCAAGTCCCGCAAAAGAGGGCGTGCAGCTTCTAATGCTGATGATAGTGTGCTGACTGATCTGTCTGATCAGCTGAAGGAAATAGCTGTCGCTCTGAAAGAAATTAATCGGGGCCCGGTAGATTACACAACTTTGTATAATGAGGTAATGGCTATGATGGCGGATGGATATAGCGAAGATATGCTCGCTACTGCCTTCGACCATCTTTGTGAGAATGAGAAGACGGCACGTGGATTTTTAGCCAAGAATGCTAGGTTGAGGAAGCTGTGGTTAGAtggttattttttctcacaaatttgA
- the LOC126693939 gene encoding uncharacterized protein LOC126693939, protein MKKKTKAAILASVASVLLVGVALLKKLRRRRRDLPRSPYVNHAAEREEYINSVLHGSERHCVNQLRMKPIAFHHLCHTLTEGEHVRPTVHMSVTEQVFIFLHIIGHNVRFRVMGSRIYRSTETVHRYFKVVLRGVLKLYRALIRLRSEDTPPEIRNSRRFYPYFKDCVGAIDGTHVRASVPPEIQGRFRGRKDGTTQNVLAAISFDLKFTYVLAG, encoded by the exons atgaagaaaaaaaccaaagccgCAATTCTTGCCTCAGTTGCATCTGTCCTCCTTGTGGGGGTTGCATTGTTAAAGAAATTACGACGTAGACGTAGAGATCTGCCTAGGTCGCCTTATGTTAACCATGCCGCCGAGAGAGAGGAATACATAAATAGTGTTTTGCATGGAAGTGAGAGACATTGTGTGAATCAACTTAGGATGAAGCCTATAGCTTTCCACCACTTATGTCACACCCTCACTGAGGGGGAGCACGTACGTCCGACTGTTCACATGTCTGTTACGGAGCAAGTGTTCATTTTCTTGCACATTATTGGTCATAATGTGAGGTTTCGTGTAATGGGTAGTCGGATCTATAGATCAACTGAGACTGTTCATAGATACTTCAAGGTTGTCCTTAGGGGGGTCCTGAAATTATATAGAGCTCTAATAAGACTGCGTAGCGAAGATACACCTCCAGAGATAAGGAATAGCAGAAGGTTTTacccatattttaag GATTGTGTTGGAGCAATAGATGGTACACATGTTCGTGCATCTGTGCCACCTGAAATACAAGGAAGATTTCGTGGTCGCAAAGATGGAACCACGCAAAATGTGTTAGCTGCCATTAGTTTTGACTTAAAGTTCACTTATGTGTTGGCTGGATAG
- the LOC126696050 gene encoding putative disease resistance RPP13-like protein 1 gives MKFIVWIGGEWIGEENIFRKIIFSVTAKRPLFRKLISGIGLKPIQTHPKLKKVIERLELIAKYKDVLGLKDNVGGRSSGFKYRLPTTSLVDETCVYGRDHDKNLIIEMLLMDGPSNKIGVIPIVGMAGIGKTTLAEIVYNETRVESYFDLRIWVFVSDQFDVVRVTKTILRSVTLKHTDLNDLNLLQVSLKEKLVGKRFLLVLDDVWNKRNNDWDLLWNPLKTGAKGSKILVTTRNRDVASSMGTVPAHHLKGLSFEDCWLLFRSQAFENRNIDAYPHLEAIGKKFVEKCEGMPLAAKRLGILLRSRQEGDEWKDILNRKIWDLPDDESDILQSLRLSYHHLPAHLKQCFAYCSIFPQEYEFEKETLVLLWMAEGFVQQPTKGKKRLEEVGGEYFLELVSRSFFQESINNRSQYVMHGLIRDLSHFVSGEFCFTFQDKLKDGNQNRFFEKARHSSYIRGRRDVDSKFEAFNGLECLRTFLPLDPSGTLGVSYLANKVPRDLLPKLRYLRVLSFNACRITELPDSIGDLKHLRYLDLSHTAIRTLPDSTATLYNLQTLILLECRSLAKLPADMGNLTCLRHLYISGSRLKEMPQNICKLKNLQTLSTFVVSKDDGSRMRELRDMLQLHGSLLISGLQNVVSFSDAMEANLKEKQELDQLVLQWSNSFEASIKDVDEKEESKMRQILKGEKDLSITGYSGHGFPSLGEAMEASTQECAKRPLRLSSSLDDSRNETVETDVLEMLQPHKNMKQIIINDYGGTKFPSWFGSPMFSNLILLRLSGCRKCSCLPQLRQLPSLKDLTIEGMEGIKRIGAEFYGDGCSSAMPFPSLETLKFDNMLQWEEWSSSGVEGWGDFNNLQIIEIQNCPKLRKLSHHLPALKRMSIKGCEELATLPRLLMVDDSLEQGREFPCLLELSICTCRNLRELPHLFPSLSMLVVDGCQQLAELPRLPSIRELEVNTFDEGLLQNIVKLNSLNYLRICQISKLTCFLEGFFQQLTALEELQIANLGDLTTLSNEVGLQNLQCLQRLEILGCPVLKELPQRLYQLSSLKELRVSKCPSLVSFPVLGLPSRLTSLEIKDCEALQFLPEWKMHNNEKATLLLKYLVIEGCPSLTYLRRDQFPITLKHLEIDNCMNLESISEQVIHTNGCLEFFKVSWCQSLRSFSEGTIGLSTVTYSTVVNYLKQFIINNCTNLESLPGDLYNLICLNYIEIVECPLLQSFPESGMPTKLQSIRISNCKSLKSLPNRMYRLTSLQELHIDGCSTLVSFPEGGLPANLLSLSILDCENLKPSYEWGLHRLTCLLDFSFGGCRGLIKFPEKWLLPTSLSSLHLQRLPNLKSLPKELVNLTNLDHLEIRECDKLQTLPDEGQPQILQSLELWDAF, from the exons atGAAATTTATAGTGTGGATCGGAGGTGAGTGGATCGGTGAG GAAaacattttccggaaaataatattttccgtgacagccaaacgCCCTCTTTTCCGGAAATTGATTTCTGGAATTGGTTTGAAGCCGATTCAAACGCACCCAAAGTTGAAAAAAGTTATTGAAAGGTTAGAATTGATTGCCAAATATAAAGATGTTCTTGGTTTGAAAGACAATGTTGGAGGGAGGTCATCTGGGTTCAAATATAGGTTACCAACAACTTCATTGGTAGATGAAACTTGTGTCTATGGCAGGGATCATgataaaaatttgataattgagATGCTACTCATGGATGGACCAAGCAATAAAATTGGTGTAATTCCTATAGTTGGTATGGCTGGTATTGGTAAGACAACTCTTGCTGAAATTGTTTACAACGAGACCAGAGTAGAGAGTTATTTTGATTTAAGAATTTGGGTTTTTGTGTCTGATCAATTTGATGTAGTGAGGGTAACAAAAACAATTCTTAGGTCAGTCACTTTGAAACATACTGATCTCAATGACTTAAACCTGCTTCAAGTtagtttgaaagaaaaattggtTGGGAAGAGATTTTTGCTTGTTTTAGATGATGTTTGGAACAAGAGAAATAATGATTGGGATCTCTTATGGAATCCATTAAAGACTGGGGCCAAAGGAAGCAAAATATTAGTAACAACACGCAATAGGGATGTTGCATCAAGCATGGGGACAGTTCCAGCTCATCATTTGAAAGGTTTATCATTTGAAGATTGCTGGCTATTGTTCCGGAGTCAAGCATTTGAGAACAGAAACATTGATGCTTATCCACATTTGGAGGCAATTGGAAAAAAGTTTGTGGAGAAGTGCGAAGGCATGCCCTTAGCAGCGAAGAGACTGGGAATCCTGCTGCGCTCCAGACAAGAAGGGGATGAATGGAAAGATATACTGAATAGGAAAATATGGGATCTACCGGATGATGAAAGTGATATTCTTCAGAGTCTGAGACTAAGCTATCATCATCTTCCAGCACATTTGAAGCAATGTTTTGCGTATTGTTCAATATTTCCTCAGGAATATGAATTTGAAAAGGAGACACTAGTTTTGTTATGGATGGCAGAAGGATTTGTGCAGCAACCCaccaaaggaaagaaaagattggAAGAAGTGGGTGGAGAATATTTTCTGGAGCTCGTATCAAGGTCATTCTTTCAAGAATCTATCAATAATAGATCACAATATGTAATGCATGGCCTCATTAGAGATTTATCTCATTTTGTTTCTGGAGAATTTTGTTTCACATTTCAGGATAAGCTGAAGGATGGTAATCAAAACAGATTTTTTGAGAAGGCTCGTCATTCCTCGTACATTCGTGGCAGACGTGATGTAGACTCAAAATTTGAGGCCTTCAACGGACTTGAATGCTTACGCACCTTCCTACCATTAGATCCAAGTGGCACACTTGGCGTTAGCTATTTGGCCAATAAAGTCCCTCGTGATCTCTTGCCAAAATTAAGATATCTACGAGTGTTGTCATTTAATGCTTGTCGCATCACTGAATTACCAGATTCCATAGGTGATTTGAAACATCTACGCTACCTGGACCTTTCTCACACAGCAATTAGAACGTTACCTGACTCAACAGCTACTCTTTACAACTTACAGACACTGATCCTATTAGAATGCCGCTCTCTTGCTAAGTTGCCTGCAGATATGGGCAACCTAACATGCTTACGGCATCTCTATATTAGTGGGAGCAGGTTAAAAGAGATGCCacaaaatatttgtaaattgaAGAATCTCCAAACATTGTCTACTTTCGTAGTGAGTAAAGATGATGGGTCACGAATGAGAGAGTTAAGGGACATGCTGCAACTTCATGGATCACTTCTCATTTCAGGCCTGCAAAATGTTGTCAGTTTTAGTGATGCAATGGAAGCTAATTTGAAGGAAAAGCAGGAACTTGATCAGTTGGTATTACAGTGGAGTAACAGCTTTGAAGCTTCAATTAAGGATGTGGATGAAAAGGAAGAATCTAAAATGCGACAAATTCTCAAAGGTGAGAAAGATCTCAGCATTACAGGTTATAGTGGTCATGGATTTCCAAGCCTTGGGGAAGCCATGGAAGCATCTACACAAGAATGTGCCAAGCGACCATTGAGACTGAGCAGCAGTTTGGATGATTCAAGAAATGAAACAGTTGAAACAGATGTTCTTGAGATGTTGCAACCACACAAAAACATGAAACAAATTATAATCAATGACTACGGAGGTACAAAATTCCCAAGTTGGTTTGGATCCCCTATGTTCTCCAATTTGATTCTCCTAAGACTTAGTGGTTGTAGGAAGTGTAGTTGTCTACCCCAACTTCGGCAACTACCCTCTCTCAAAGACCTCACGATTGAAGGAATGGAAGGAATAAAGAGAATAGGCGCCGAGTTCTATGGGGATGGGTGTTCCTCTGCTATGCCTTTTCCATCCTTGGAGACTTTAAAGTTTGATAACATGTTACAATGGGAGGAGTGGTCTTCTTCTGGAGTTGAAGGCTGGGGAGACTTTAATAACCTGCAAATAATTGAAATTCAGAATTGTCCTAAACTAAGAAAACTCTCCCACCACTTACCGGCCTTGAAAAGAATGAGTATTAAGGGGTGTGAAGAATTAGCAACTCTACCAAGGCTTTTGATGGTTGATGATAGCTTAGAACAAGGCAGAGAATTCCCATGCCTCCTTGAGCTTTCTATATGTACATGTCGTAACCTGAGGGAACTGCCGCATCTCTTTCCATCTTTGTCCATGCTTGTAGTAGATGGATGCCAACAACTGGCAGAACTTCCAAGGCTTCCTTCAATCCGTGAATTAGAAGTAAATACGTTTGATGAGGGGCTGTTACAAAATATAGTTAAGCTCAACTCACTTAACTACTTGCGTATATGTCAAATTTCCAAGCTCACATGTTTTCTTGAAGGGTTTTTTCAACAGTTAACAGCTCTTGAAGAATTACAGATTGCTAATCTTGGTGATCTTACAACTTTGTCCAATGAAGTTGGGCTGCAAAATCTCCAATGCCTCCAAAGATTGGAAATTTTGGGATGTCCAGTCTTAAAGGAGTTGCCACAAAGGTTATACCAACTTTCATCTCTCAAGGAGTTAAGGGTCTCAAAATGTCCCTCGCTTGTGTCCTTTCCTGTACTAGGCTTGCCTTCTAGGCTCACAAGCCTTGAGATCAAGGATTGTGAGGCGCTACAGTTCCTACCTGAGTGGAAGATGCATAACAATGAGAAGGCAACTCTTTTACTTAAATATTTGGTAATTGAAGGTTGTCCTTCTCTCACATATTTACGACGAGACCAGTTTCCCATCACGCTTAAACATCTTGAAATTGATAACTGCATGAATTTGGAGTCAATTTCAGAGCAAGTGATTCACACCAATGGCTGTCTTGAATTCTTTAAAGTTTCTTGGTGTCAATCTCTTCGGTCCTTCTCGGAAGGCACTATTGGGTTGTCCACAGTCACCTACAGCACTGTTGTAAACTACCTTAAGCAATTCATTATCAACAATTGTACAAATCTCGAGTCATTACCTGGAGACCTGTACAACCTCATATGTCTCAATTACATAGAAATAGTTGAATGTCCACTTCTTCAGTCCTTTCCAGAATCTGGCATGCCAACCAAGCTGCAATCAATTAGAATATCCAATTGCAAGAGTCTCAAGTCCCTACCAAATCGGATGTACAGACTCACATCTCTTCAAGAACTACACATTGATGGGTGCTCAACTCTTGTATCTTTTCCAGAGGGGGGGCTGCCAGCCAATCTGTTGTCATTATCAATCTTAGACTGTGAGAATCTCAAGCCCTCATATGAATGGGGACTGCACAGACTCACTTGTCTCCTAGACTTCTCCTTTGGTGGATGTCGGGGGTTAATAAAGTTTCCTGAGAAGTGGTTGCTGCCTACCAGTTTATCCTCTCTTCATCTTCAGAGACTTCCAAATCTCAAATCACTGCCCAAGGAATTGGTAAACCTCACCAATCTTGATCATTTGGAAATACGGGAATGTGATAAGCTTCAAACCTTGCCAGACGAAGGGCAGCCTCAAATACTTCAAAGTTTAGAACTTTGGGATGccttttga